In the genome of Chitinivibrionales bacterium, one region contains:
- a CDS encoding flavin reductase family protein has product MKTFPINKAFTLVESGPVVLVTTNDGGKNNVMTISWTMVVDFTPLFAMTTGSWNYSFSSLSKTRECVIAVPTFDMLDQIVGIGTCSGAEVDKFQKFKLTPVKGKHVQAPLIKECLANIECKVADIVAKHGIVVLEGVAAYFDSSRKEKRTVHAVGDGTFIVDGRKVSRRKMMRSKLPAGV; this is encoded by the coding sequence ATGAAGACCTTTCCCATCAATAAAGCGTTTACCCTGGTGGAATCCGGTCCTGTCGTTCTCGTTACCACCAATGACGGCGGGAAGAACAACGTCATGACCATATCGTGGACCATGGTGGTGGATTTCACGCCTCTATTTGCCATGACCACCGGGTCCTGGAATTATTCTTTTTCCTCGCTGAGCAAAACAAGGGAGTGCGTCATTGCCGTTCCGACGTTTGACATGCTTGATCAGATCGTCGGGATAGGGACGTGCTCAGGCGCCGAGGTGGACAAATTCCAGAAATTCAAGCTGACGCCCGTAAAAGGCAAACATGTGCAAGCTCCTTTGATAAAGGAGTGTTTGGCAAATATCGAGTGCAAGGTCGCGGACATCGTTGCGAAGCACGGCATTGTCGTTCTTGAAGGGGTCGCCGCGTACTTTGACAGTTCGCGAAAAGAAAAACGAACGGTTCATGCGGTCGGCGACGGGACTTTTATCGTGGACGGCCGCAAAGTGAGCCGGAGGAAAATGATGCGGTCGAAATTGCCCGCAGGTGTATGA
- a CDS encoding glycoside hydrolase family 30 protein encodes MSIKSVKMFICVIAAVSLTQSQVNITGTISDSGTTQGVYGAIVSLIAGGIHTQSDSIGHYALGGSSQVQRQSVSTAMEPASARMMGNRLHFKIANGPTRVCIEAFTLSGKRAGSIADRVFTNGEYSTGLFPAPLSPQVYLLRVRIGESACIFKVQSAGSRVTAGGGLIRHEGNFTMNGNRKAAADADTIVAWAVGYNVAKLPIPSLAGTYDIKLQRTVAPGSAQVVQTAQSADLLAAKPALTFANDDGSAIPTVTVDTTQKFQTILGFGGAFTEATAYNLQKTSAQNRASVLNNYFNPYTGSGYTVCRTHLQSCDFCVANYSYDNVANDFTLDNFSMQHESQWMIPTIKEAMNVTGTDIRIFASPWSPSAWMKSNNNMLNGGTLLATCEDAWALMYVKYVQEMKNNGISIWGLTIQNEPEATQTWESCIYTPATERDFLKSHLGPALALNKVDVKVMIWDHNKDHIVTWANTIFSDTAAAKYAWGTAFHWYTGDGFDNVGTTHANFPAKHLLATEEAGGLPMYNWGLAQSYAHDIIGDLNNWTEGWVEWNLVLNQNGLPRHDPNTGCASSVYIDSNNDSVHYNPSYYVIAQFSKYLRPGAVRVGCASSQTTLEATAFRNQDGRIVVVAYNNSAAAVSFKIKQGSQIVKPTIPAHGIADFVY; translated from the coding sequence ATGTCCATTAAAAGCGTCAAAATGTTCATCTGTGTCATTGCCGCGGTTTCTCTCACCCAATCGCAGGTCAACATCACCGGGACCATTTCCGACTCAGGAACCACCCAAGGAGTTTATGGCGCCATCGTGAGCCTCATTGCCGGCGGCATTCATACGCAGTCGGATTCGATCGGCCATTACGCCTTAGGCGGCTCATCGCAGGTCCAAAGGCAGTCCGTTTCCACGGCAATGGAGCCTGCTTCGGCGCGAATGATGGGTAACAGGCTCCATTTCAAAATTGCAAACGGCCCCACCCGTGTTTGCATCGAGGCGTTTACGCTTTCGGGAAAACGCGCCGGTAGTATTGCCGACCGTGTTTTTACCAATGGAGAATATTCAACCGGTCTGTTTCCGGCGCCGCTGTCCCCGCAGGTGTATCTGCTCCGCGTCCGGATCGGAGAAAGCGCATGCATCTTCAAGGTTCAGTCAGCCGGTTCCCGCGTCACGGCAGGCGGCGGGCTGATCCGTCATGAGGGCAATTTCACCATGAATGGCAACCGTAAAGCGGCCGCCGACGCGGACACGATCGTTGCCTGGGCGGTGGGGTACAACGTGGCAAAACTGCCGATCCCCAGCCTCGCCGGCACCTATGACATCAAGCTGCAGCGCACCGTGGCGCCCGGCTCGGCGCAGGTGGTCCAGACCGCCCAGTCCGCCGACCTGCTCGCGGCGAAGCCGGCGTTGACTTTTGCGAACGACGACGGCTCGGCGATCCCCACGGTCACCGTCGACACAACACAAAAGTTCCAGACCATACTCGGGTTCGGCGGCGCGTTCACCGAGGCAACGGCGTACAACCTCCAAAAAACCAGCGCGCAGAACAGGGCGTCGGTCCTCAACAATTATTTCAACCCGTACACCGGCTCGGGCTACACCGTTTGCCGCACCCACCTGCAGAGCTGCGATTTCTGTGTGGCGAATTATTCCTACGACAACGTCGCCAACGATTTCACTCTCGACAACTTTTCAATGCAGCACGAGTCCCAGTGGATGATCCCCACGATCAAGGAGGCGATGAACGTCACCGGCACCGACATCAGGATATTCGCCTCGCCCTGGTCGCCGTCGGCGTGGATGAAATCGAACAACAACATGCTCAACGGCGGTACGCTGCTTGCCACCTGTGAGGACGCGTGGGCATTGATGTATGTCAAGTATGTGCAGGAGATGAAGAACAACGGCATTTCCATCTGGGGCCTCACCATCCAGAACGAGCCCGAGGCCACGCAGACGTGGGAATCGTGCATCTACACGCCGGCCACCGAACGGGACTTTCTCAAATCGCACCTGGGGCCCGCGCTCGCCCTGAACAAGGTTGACGTCAAGGTAATGATCTGGGACCACAACAAGGACCACATCGTCACCTGGGCCAACACCATTTTCAGCGACACGGCCGCGGCAAAGTACGCCTGGGGCACGGCGTTCCACTGGTACACGGGAGACGGGTTCGACAACGTGGGCACCACGCACGCCAATTTTCCGGCAAAGCACCTGCTCGCCACCGAGGAGGCCGGCGGTCTGCCCATGTACAACTGGGGCCTGGCCCAAAGTTACGCGCACGACATCATCGGCGACCTGAACAACTGGACCGAGGGATGGGTGGAGTGGAACCTCGTGCTTAACCAGAACGGCCTGCCGCGGCACGACCCGAACACGGGCTGCGCCTCGTCGGTGTACATCGACTCCAATAACGACTCGGTGCATTACAACCCGTCGTACTATGTCATCGCCCAGTTCAGCAAATACCTGAGGCCCGGCGCGGTACGCGTCGGCTGCGCCAGCTCGCAGACCACCCTCGAGGCGACCGCGTTTAGGAACCAGGACGGCAGGATCGTGGTGGTGGCGTACAACAACTCGGCCGCGGCGGTTTCGTTCAAGATCAAGCAGGGTTCGCAGATTGTCAAGCCGACGATACCGGCGCATGGGATTGCGGATTTTGTTTATTGA
- a CDS encoding MFS transporter: MRSFVIFFILGLTLVLSAIGTTSVAVAFPSVISSFHISLILAGWIISIYQLGLTGVMPIAGRVGDILGKKFTFLLCLFLFTLGSALCAVSPNAGLLIFSRFIQSLGGGGFMPAAVGILADEFPKSKHRAIGFLSSIFPIGMIIGPNLGGLLVEQFGWRSVFWINVPACLVLMAPAFLVLRREERKNEAIDLPGTVILFVSLFSLMAGLSLIGSKRSAGMFLAAAVLVCLSVALMVVLIKFEKRATYPVIDVEVLRGRPFMAANIYNFMYGATIIGSMSLIPAYAVFVYGMGTLQSGVIVTPRSAAMIAFSSLTSFYIMRWGYRWPIVAGTLSAAAGLLLLGFRFDSVSVLYVINAVVGIGTGLAAPASNNACIELMPERAATITGIRGMFRQTGGALSVAVATVVLHVTGNMFVGFRIIFFGMTAAFLAALPAVFLMPGSPKAARTGMDAAAGE, translated from the coding sequence ATGCGCAGTTTCGTGATTTTCTTCATCCTAGGACTCACCCTCGTGCTTTCGGCAATAGGCACGACGTCGGTGGCGGTCGCGTTTCCATCGGTCATTTCCTCGTTTCACATCAGCCTGATCCTTGCGGGATGGATCATTAGCATTTATCAACTTGGCCTCACCGGTGTAATGCCGATTGCCGGCAGGGTGGGCGACATCCTGGGCAAGAAATTCACGTTTCTACTCTGCCTTTTTTTGTTCACCCTGGGCTCCGCCCTCTGCGCGGTCTCGCCGAACGCCGGCCTTCTGATTTTTTCGCGATTTATCCAGTCGCTCGGCGGCGGCGGGTTCATGCCCGCCGCAGTAGGGATTCTCGCCGACGAATTTCCAAAGTCCAAGCACCGCGCCATCGGGTTCCTCAGCAGCATCTTTCCCATCGGAATGATCATCGGGCCCAACCTCGGCGGGCTGCTGGTGGAACAGTTCGGCTGGCGGTCGGTGTTCTGGATAAACGTGCCCGCATGCCTTGTCCTCATGGCGCCGGCGTTTCTGGTCCTGCGCCGCGAAGAAAGGAAGAACGAGGCGATAGACCTGCCCGGGACCGTCATACTGTTCGTTTCACTTTTTTCGCTGATGGCCGGACTGAGCCTCATCGGTTCCAAGCGGTCGGCGGGCATGTTCCTTGCGGCCGCGGTGCTCGTCTGCCTTTCCGTGGCGCTGATGGTCGTTCTCATAAAATTTGAGAAGCGGGCGACGTATCCAGTCATCGACGTCGAAGTGCTGCGGGGAAGGCCTTTCATGGCCGCGAACATCTACAATTTCATGTACGGCGCAACGATCATCGGCAGCATGTCGCTGATACCCGCCTACGCCGTTTTTGTCTATGGGATGGGCACGCTCCAGAGCGGCGTCATCGTGACCCCGCGGTCCGCCGCCATGATAGCGTTTTCTTCTTTGACAAGCTTTTACATCATGCGGTGGGGCTACCGCTGGCCCATCGTCGCAGGGACGCTCTCGGCGGCGGCGGGACTGCTGCTCCTGGGCTTCAGGTTCGATTCGGTCTCCGTTCTGTATGTCATCAACGCGGTCGTCGGGATCGGCACCGGGCTTGCCGCCCCCGCCTCGAACAACGCCTGCATCGAGCTGATGCCCGAACGCGCGGCCACCATCACCGGGATACGCGGCATGTTCCGCCAGACCGGCGGCGCGCTGAGCGTCGCCGTTGCCACGGTTGTCCTGCACGTGACCGGAAACATGTTCGTCGGTTTCAGGATAATCTTTTTCGGCATGACCGCCGCCTTTTTGGCCGCACTGCCCGCAGTGTTTTTGATGCCGGGATCGCCCAAGGCGGCCCGGACCGGAATGGATGCGGCCGCGGGAGAATAG
- a CDS encoding DUF6515 family protein — protein sequence MVAALVCSCLVPPRPGRVLVPVPPPPRFGFYYHVPHGRIHFFAPRPGVAVVLPPPGAYVEYLPDGCSTIVVAGIPYYYFNGVYLRPHLSGYVVVTAPDRAPAEQTLTAPPASGEPMSRTANSAADTITVNVPNSKGGFTPVRLVKRDDGYVGPQGEFYDGHPTVDQLKALYGN from the coding sequence ATGGTGGCAGCACTGGTTTGTTCCTGCCTGGTTCCGCCGCGTCCGGGGCGGGTTTTAGTTCCCGTGCCTCCCCCTCCGAGGTTCGGATTTTATTACCACGTGCCCCACGGACGGATTCATTTTTTTGCCCCCCGTCCCGGGGTGGCCGTTGTTCTCCCGCCTCCGGGCGCATATGTGGAATATCTTCCCGATGGGTGTTCAACGATCGTGGTGGCAGGCATCCCATATTATTATTTCAACGGAGTATATCTCAGGCCTCATCTGTCGGGGTATGTAGTCGTTACTGCGCCCGACCGCGCCCCGGCGGAACAGACGCTGACCGCCCCTCCGGCGAGCGGTGAACCCATGTCTCGCACCGCCAATTCGGCGGCGGACACCATAACCGTCAACGTTCCAAATTCAAAAGGCGGCTTCACTCCGGTGAGGCTTGTAAAACGCGATGACGGCTATGTGGGGCCGCAAGGCGAGTTCTATGACGGGCATCCGACCGTGGACCAGTTGAAGGCGCTGTACGGTAATTGA
- a CDS encoding T9SS type A sorting domain-containing protein, translating to MRHQGKTTFLLFLLLSMPSLRVHAMTPGANFWNIGWEGWQDFFAPGVNWPTATNPWNPTLVSELQAADITCLRFMDWNEVNTACVVKWSQRIPKTANHYNNANRIPCFIDNYDGATNTHTLVWNADTSYGVAVEWQIDLCNRVGADLWMNIPCTADSDYCFQLAGLIKSQLNGNLKIYVEWANEIWNWGCPNTVYARNRADTVGLTNLDVGAYCDPWRKYDVYASVRTFEQFEKVFGANSPRLVKVIAGQVGYHWNGYDFNHMVKGDLACLKNAVINPGNETFNAYAMAPYIGGASVAAETSAIASEAQNMAWAKNSLDSTGISLVCYEGGADNYPDNNLALTRDPGQEMAYVNYLTAMAPYCDGVFNQYCFYGGCWGLKHAPGDSASISPKWRGWQKYWAVNSSVESGHASWNVIADYGGFSFLLRNSVKGKMLSVIGGPERGAVAGGITVAVFNLTGRKVLEKTVVPGGTVDLSGIKKALYLLKIGSGERAYAAKLPLD from the coding sequence ATGCGTCATCAAGGTAAAACAACGTTTTTGCTGTTTCTCTTATTGTCAATGCCTTCATTACGGGTCCACGCCATGACCCCGGGCGCAAACTTCTGGAACATCGGCTGGGAAGGATGGCAGGATTTTTTTGCTCCGGGCGTGAACTGGCCGACGGCGACGAACCCGTGGAACCCGACCCTTGTCTCCGAATTGCAGGCCGCGGACATTACATGCCTGCGTTTCATGGACTGGAACGAGGTGAATACGGCCTGCGTCGTCAAATGGAGCCAGCGAATTCCCAAGACCGCCAACCACTATAACAACGCCAACAGGATACCGTGTTTCATAGACAATTACGACGGCGCCACGAACACGCATACGCTGGTGTGGAACGCGGACACAAGCTACGGCGTGGCCGTGGAATGGCAGATTGATTTGTGCAACAGGGTCGGCGCCGACCTCTGGATGAACATTCCGTGCACCGCCGACAGCGATTATTGCTTCCAGCTCGCGGGACTGATAAAAAGCCAGCTCAACGGGAACTTGAAAATTTATGTCGAATGGGCGAACGAAATTTGGAACTGGGGATGCCCCAACACGGTGTATGCCCGCAACCGGGCCGATACGGTCGGGCTGACGAATCTGGACGTCGGCGCGTATTGCGACCCGTGGAGGAAATATGACGTTTACGCATCGGTCAGGACGTTCGAACAGTTTGAAAAGGTGTTCGGGGCAAACAGCCCGAGGCTGGTGAAGGTCATTGCCGGCCAGGTGGGATATCACTGGAACGGATACGATTTCAACCATATGGTCAAAGGGGACCTTGCGTGTCTCAAGAACGCGGTCATTAATCCCGGCAACGAAACATTCAACGCCTATGCCATGGCGCCGTATATTGGCGGCGCCTCGGTGGCCGCCGAGACCAGCGCGATCGCTTCCGAAGCCCAGAACATGGCGTGGGCGAAGAACAGCCTTGACAGCACAGGAATTTCCCTCGTCTGCTACGAGGGAGGCGCGGACAATTACCCGGACAACAACCTGGCCCTCACCCGCGATCCGGGGCAGGAAATGGCGTACGTGAACTATTTGACCGCCATGGCGCCGTATTGCGACGGCGTGTTCAATCAGTATTGTTTTTACGGCGGCTGCTGGGGATTGAAGCACGCACCGGGCGATTCGGCTTCGATATCGCCAAAATGGCGCGGATGGCAGAAATATTGGGCAGTCAACAGTTCCGTTGAAAGCGGCCATGCATCCTGGAACGTCATTGCCGATTACGGCGGCTTTTCCTTTCTTCTCCGCAATTCCGTCAAAGGGAAAATGCTCAGCGTTATCGGCGGGCCGGAGCGGGGAGCCGTGGCAGGGGGCATCACTGTCGCAGTGTTCAACTTGACGGGACGGAAAGTTCTTGAAAAAACAGTAGTCCCGGGCGGCACCGTCGACCTTTCGGGAATAAAAAAGGCCCTCTACCTGCTTAAAATCGGGTCGGGTGAAAGAGCATATGCCGCAAAATTACCTCTTGATTAA
- a CDS encoding HD domain-containing phosphohydrolase: MNANIIGFGTIHGETPDLQTQAMRYAHDLSRLYTTSKAQHRKVDNLNKQLFKYAADLNTTISDLRRKNRELQDAYYDTINRLVAASEYRDEDTGAHIVRIGKFSACLAKKLGLGRDDVQNILCASPMHDVGKIGIPDIILHKPGKLTAAEFDLIKTHTTIGAGILADAKAPVLQLAYEIALTHHEKWDGSGYPRGLAAEAIPLAGRIVGLVDMFDALTSVRPYKDAYPVDVAVAIMARESGKTLDPSLVALFREHVAEIVEIKKTFPDTLDIGKKKFVLSERDRAHQEIPGFKDSGEG, from the coding sequence ATGAACGCAAACATCATAGGCTTCGGAACCATTCACGGTGAGACGCCAGACCTTCAGACCCAGGCGATGCGATATGCGCACGACCTGAGCCGGTTGTACACGACTTCCAAGGCCCAACACCGAAAGGTCGATAACCTCAACAAGCAGCTGTTCAAGTATGCAGCGGACCTCAACACGACCATCTCCGACCTGCGGAGAAAAAACCGCGAACTGCAGGATGCGTACTACGACACCATCAACCGGCTGGTCGCCGCGTCCGAATATCGCGACGAGGACACCGGGGCGCATATCGTGCGTATCGGGAAGTTCAGCGCCTGCCTGGCCAAAAAGCTGGGGCTCGGCCGCGACGACGTGCAGAACATCCTCTGTGCATCACCCATGCATGACGTGGGAAAAATCGGCATTCCCGACATCATCCTCCACAAACCGGGCAAACTGACCGCCGCCGAGTTCGATCTCATCAAGACGCACACCACGATCGGCGCGGGCATCCTCGCCGACGCAAAGGCGCCGGTGCTGCAGCTCGCCTATGAAATAGCGCTTACGCACCATGAAAAATGGGACGGCTCGGGCTATCCGCGCGGCCTTGCCGCCGAGGCCATTCCACTCGCCGGCAGGATCGTGGGCCTTGTCGACATGTTTGACGCGTTGACATCCGTGCGGCCCTACAAAGACGCCTATCCGGTCGATGTTGCGGTTGCGATCATGGCGCGCGAGAGCGGCAAGACGCTCGATCCGTCGCTTGTCGCGCTCTTCCGAGAGCATGTCGCCGAAATCGTTGAAATCAAGAAGACCTTTCCCGATACACTTGACATAGGGAAAAAAAAGTTCGTGCTGAGCGAGCGCGATCGGGCGCATCAGGAAATCCCGGGGTTCAAGGATTCGGGGGAGGGGTGA
- a CDS encoding response regulator: MKKILFVDDAPDMRKLLEATFGDEEYEILEAEDGEQAVAMSLREKPDVIIMDIEMPRLNGIEATQRIKANPDTAASRIIVVSGSRRDKSVERCVAAGAEAYLSKPYSPLELLDRVERGPGPA; the protein is encoded by the coding sequence ATGAAAAAAATCCTGTTTGTCGACGATGCGCCCGACATGCGCAAATTGCTCGAGGCGACCTTCGGCGACGAAGAGTACGAGATCCTCGAGGCGGAAGATGGCGAGCAGGCGGTCGCCATGAGCCTGCGCGAAAAACCCGACGTCATCATCATGGACATCGAGATGCCGAGGCTCAACGGCATCGAAGCGACCCAGCGGATAAAAGCCAACCCCGACACTGCGGCGAGCAGGATCATCGTCGTGTCCGGGTCGCGGCGTGATAAGTCGGTGGAGCGCTGCGTGGCGGCCGGCGCAGAAGCATACCTGTCAAAGCCGTACAGCCCGCTCGAACTTCTTGACAGAGTAGAACGCGGCCCCGGCCCGGCATGA
- a CDS encoding radical SAM protein — MLLIWPKTDKGYYDLNPLSHIFGQKGAFFPLPLLCVASALGDSWNYSIADENVRPVSDAEACQTDFFLISCNVLQRNAVENLLARLEPYRKPIIVGGPISATIPDAFSNRKITKVIGEIEGVEQSTAETGTTVAELLSLHMKAGALRPQYRSRGFPDLRTIRPPRIDLLKSNRYFTFSMQTSRGCHNNCDFCQERFLYGTHRRKNTAQVMAELDQLVVLGRQRCVFIIDDNFTGNVSIPERKREISELLDAMYQWQRAHQFPFDFFSQCSIEIADHDDLMELMARAGLNLVFLGIETINSAALKSVHKTQNVKADILSAIDRIRGHGIGIMGGLIVGFDEDTADSVDAVAKFVQQSSIPFTGISLLFAPPGTRLYSRLYAQGRISGDPDALTKSFRTNIIPKMHPAQLYGHYFRLAKTLYSADAYFSRCLRWTDRWNDSHVLPGTKGSVPANLRINRIARSVFHQGFLSRYRFHYWIYVARLIVKFRRNRNKIAVAMYLGYFFSVIDSVVNHLEKFMVAIPEEIISEWEAFQKKSKANAQ; from the coding sequence GTGCTTCTCATTTGGCCGAAAACGGACAAAGGCTACTACGATCTCAATCCCCTGAGTCATATTTTCGGACAAAAGGGGGCTTTTTTTCCCTTGCCGCTGCTGTGCGTGGCAAGCGCGTTGGGGGATTCGTGGAACTATTCGATTGCAGACGAAAATGTGCGGCCGGTCAGCGACGCTGAAGCATGTCAGACTGATTTCTTCCTGATTTCCTGCAACGTGCTTCAGAGGAACGCGGTGGAAAACCTGTTGGCGCGGCTGGAGCCGTACCGCAAACCCATCATAGTCGGCGGCCCGATTTCGGCGACGATCCCAGACGCATTTTCGAACAGAAAAATCACCAAGGTCATCGGGGAGATTGAAGGCGTTGAGCAATCCACGGCTGAAACGGGAACAACCGTGGCCGAACTGCTGTCGCTGCACATGAAAGCTGGCGCGTTGAGACCGCAGTACCGGTCGAGAGGGTTTCCGGATTTAAGGACGATAAGGCCGCCGAGGATCGACCTCCTTAAATCGAATCGCTATTTCACTTTCTCAATGCAAACATCCCGCGGGTGCCATAACAATTGTGACTTTTGTCAAGAAAGGTTCCTGTATGGCACGCACCGCAGGAAAAACACCGCGCAAGTGATGGCCGAACTGGACCAGCTGGTTGTGCTCGGCCGACAAAGGTGCGTCTTCATCATCGACGATAATTTTACGGGCAACGTTTCAATTCCCGAACGGAAGCGGGAGATTTCCGAGCTCCTCGACGCGATGTACCAGTGGCAAAGGGCACATCAATTTCCATTCGATTTTTTTTCCCAATGTTCGATTGAGATCGCCGATCATGATGATCTCATGGAACTCATGGCCAGGGCCGGTTTGAACCTGGTTTTTTTGGGCATCGAAACCATCAACAGCGCCGCGCTGAAATCGGTCCACAAAACCCAGAACGTCAAAGCAGATATCCTGTCGGCGATAGACAGAATCCGCGGCCACGGGATAGGTATTATGGGGGGCCTCATTGTCGGCTTCGATGAAGACACCGCTGACTCGGTTGATGCCGTTGCAAAGTTCGTGCAACAGTCCAGTATTCCTTTTACGGGCATTTCGCTGTTATTTGCTCCACCGGGAACTCGGCTTTACAGCCGGCTGTACGCCCAGGGAAGAATCTCGGGGGACCCCGACGCGCTCACAAAGTCCTTCCGCACCAATATCATCCCGAAGATGCATCCGGCGCAGCTATATGGCCATTATTTCAGGTTGGCGAAAACCCTTTATAGCGCTGACGCATATTTCAGCCGTTGCCTGCGCTGGACCGATCGATGGAACGATTCACATGTTCTTCCCGGCACTAAGGGTTCGGTGCCCGCGAATCTGAGGATAAACCGGATCGCAAGGAGCGTCTTCCACCAAGGATTCCTGTCCCGGTACCGTTTTCACTACTGGATCTACGTTGCTCGGCTCATAGTCAAATTCAGAAGAAATAGAAATAAAATCGCCGTGGCAATGTACCTTGGCTATTTCTTCAGCGTTATAGACAGCGTGGTCAACCACCTCGAGAAGTTCATGGTTGCGATTCCCGAGGAGATAATAAGCGAATGGGAAGCCTTTCAAAAGAAATCCAAAGCCAATGCTCAATGA